The segment TGGCATGAGATGGAACGAACTTCCATCTTTTCGTTGGATATGTGATTCTATGATTATTATAAAAACAGATTCTATCAATTGGGAACAATTATTATCGTTTAGTGAAAAGAGAAAATACAGTCTCCGAATAAGTGCTGCATTATCTTATCTTCGAGACGAATTTGATGCAGTTATTCCTGATGAGGTATTTGATAGGCTGAATAACATCAAGGTCAGTTCTATTGAAAAGAAATTCTTCAATAAACTTACGACCAAACATGAAGCACGCTCATTATCTAATGTTCTTCTGCGTCATTACCAATTCAAATTGTACCATGCCAACAACAATGTTTTCAATGAAATTTGGGTCTATCTAAACCATCATAAGACCAATTGGGGAACAAAAAACGTATTGGCTTCTCTTTTTAGTTTAATTGGCCATAAGATGGGCTTAACTAAACACCCTCTGGATAAATTAAAATGAACAAGAAATCCTTTTTGTCATTCTATGATGAACTAAGTGCGGAATATTCTGTTGCTGAACAAACCTTAGCTACTAATCGTCATCATATCTCTTTTGCCAATCATGTGTTTGCTGCGACATTTATTGGCTCTGAAACCAATGACTTCTACCTGCCCGCTCTCACTCACTTGAAAATTTCACTTCCTTCAATTCATGATTTTGAAGTATGGGTAATAGAGGGAGAATCATCTAAAATAAACCTTCCCAATCCTACCTGGGATTGGAATAACGTGTCTCCCTTTGGAGAAATCTATCGTGATGAAAATTTTATTCTAAATTTCGAGTCTTGGAGTAGTGTACTTAGAGTTTTTAATAGAATTGAAAATAAAGCCTATATATGGATCCAATCTATCGATGCGTTACCCAAATGGATGAGAAGTTTTCCCCTAAGAAGTATAGTAGATTGGTATTTTGAATCTACAGCTATTCAGCCAGTACATAGCGGTGGAATCGCCCTTGGCAATAATGGTGTGATGCTAACAGGCAAAGGAGGCTCAGGCAAATCCTCAACCTGTCTTTCATGCCTAAATCATGATGAACTAAAATACCTTGGGGATGACTTTATGCTAGTCGATTGCGAAAATGGGAAAGAGGCCTTTAGCCTTTATAATGTGGCCAAAGTTGAGTTTGAAAACTTAAAAAAGTTCAAATTCTTAACGCCCTATCAAGAGCAATTCAAAGTGGATGACGAGAAATATCAGATTTTCTTGCATGAATTAATCCCAAGTAAACTCACCAATCAATTTATGATTGACGCCATTTTTCTACCTAAAATAACGGGTTCCAAAAAAGGAAACCTTGTAAAATCTAACGCTAGTGACGCACTCATGGCTCTGGCTCCCTCTACTATCTCATTGCTAAGAGGCAATCGCGAACTAACCTTCAGTAAAGTATCTAACTTAGTCAAAAAACTCCCCATATACACCCTTGAATTGAGTTCGGATTTCGAACGAAATCCAGAGATTATATACAATCACTTGAATCAATAAACCCTATTTCTCTTATAATAGGTTGATTAAGCAAATAATGGAGGTCACCCACTATGATATTATTCAATTACTCCTTACACTTTGAGCCCTCCAATAATTATTGATCTCAGCTAAAAGCTTTTCTAAACTAGCCATAGTAGATCGATAAATATTGACCAGATAATTTGGGTGATTCAATTCATCGCCTTCTACCCCTATTTCAGGCACATAATCGCATTGGGGTTCATACCATGTTCCAAAAAATTTGTCCCACCAAACGAATATAGTTCCCAAGTTTTTGTTAAAATGCTCTCTTTCAACACTATGATGAATTCGGTGCGCCATAGGTGAAATCAACAAATATTTACCAATCCAACCTAGGTTCCACTTCAACTCAGAATGTTGGAGAGAAAGCATTATATTTCTGATCAACTGCACTCCTATATAAGTCTCGACTGGACTGCCAGCTATAGCTAAAGGCAACGCATATAAAATTCTCTTGATAGACA is part of the Reichenbachiella agarivorans genome and harbors:
- a CDS encoding phosphoenolpyruvate carboxykinase (ATP): MNKKSFLSFYDELSAEYSVAEQTLATNRHHISFANHVFAATFIGSETNDFYLPALTHLKISLPSIHDFEVWVIEGESSKINLPNPTWDWNNVSPFGEIYRDENFILNFESWSSVLRVFNRIENKAYIWIQSIDALPKWMRSFPLRSIVDWYFESTAIQPVHSGGIALGNNGVMLTGKGGSGKSSTCLSCLNHDELKYLGDDFMLVDCENGKEAFSLYNVAKVEFENLKKFKFLTPYQEQFKVDDEKYQIFLHELIPSKLTNQFMIDAIFLPKITGSKKGNLVKSNASDALMALAPSTISLLRGNRELTFSKVSNLVKKLPIYTLELSSDFERNPEIIYNHLNQ
- a CDS encoding sterol desaturase family protein; the encoded protein is MKRLLVLDNSAKNDWTGFVFRYTMINEILGYGLLLGVALFIPKEIRFYFGFDLIRLIPYSLIQVIVVFVLIDFLDYWVHRIEHTSTVLWEMHKMHHAPNRFNIISGLRTNPISDVSIKRILYALPLAIAGSPVETYIGVQLIRNIMLSLQHSELKWNLGWIGKYLLISPMAHRIHHSVEREHFNKNLGTIFVWWDKFFGTWYEPQCDYVPEIGVEGDELNHPNYLVNIYRSTMASLEKLLAEINNYWRAQSVRSN